The genomic stretch ATTCCACTGCGCCATCACGTCCGGAGGGTCGCCGCCCATTGCGCCCAGGAGGAACTTGGTGTCGGCCCCGGCTGGCACCGAAAGGGCGATGACTTCGTACTTGGACTGGCTCTTGTTATAGCGATCCACGATCCGGTCGATGACGACCTTCCACTCCGCCGACCACATGTGCCAAAACCGCACCGGAATTCTCCCCGGATACTTGCGTTGGATCGTCTCTCGGCTCTCATTGTGCGGTCGGGCAAACAAAAACGCCCCGCCCAGCACCAAGACCACGACTGCCAATACAGTCCTAATGGGCTTAACCGCCATAGTGGACCCACCTCCGTTGTGACCGGAACAAGAAGCCGGTGAGCGTGATGATCGCGAGGAACAGAATCCACGCCATCGCGCTTGCATATCCCATGTCCGCGTACCGCCAAGCGCGGTCGAACAGGTACAGCGCGTAAAACCGCGTGGAATCCTCCGGCCCGCCGCCCGTCATGATGTACGCCTGCGTAAAGTACTGCATCGCCCCGATCACGCCCATGACCAGGTTGAAAAAGATGACTGGCGAAAGGAGCGGCAAGGTGATCTTGAACAGCTTGCGGATTGGGGAAGCGCCGTCCACAGTCGCCGCCTCATATAAATAGGTGGGAATATCCTTCAGACCCGCCAGGTAGATGACCATGCTGTTGCCCACGCCCCAAAGGCCCATGAACACCAGACTCCATAGAGCCCATTTCGGGTCGCCCAACCACGCCGGACCCGTCACGCCCAGGCGACCCAGAATCCCGTTTACGAGGCCGATCTGCGGGTTCAAAATCCACGAAAAGATCGCCGTCGAGGCCACCGTCGGCACGATGGACGGAATGAAGAACACGGTTCGATAGATCGTGATGCCCCGAACGTTG from Armatimonadota bacterium encodes the following:
- a CDS encoding ABC transporter permease subunit: MKAKTRRELVGLAFVSPWLIGFLLFTAWPFLRSIQLSFTRYDIVRPPKWVGLANYDSLLRHDEVFRTSAIVTLKYALISVPLGIVLGVALALLLNINVRGITIYRTVFFIPSIVPTVASTAIFSWILNPQIGLVNGILGRLGVTGPAWLGDPKWALWSLVFMGLWGVGNSMVIYLAGLKDIPTYLYEAATVDGASPIRKLFKITLPLLSPVIFFNLVMGVIGAMQYFTQAYIMTGGGPEDSTRFYALYLFDRAWRYADMGYASAMAWILFLAIITLTGFLFRSQRRWVHYGG